Proteins encoded together in one Streptomyces sp. NA04227 window:
- a CDS encoding serine protease gives MHTAAATVAQHERVSDFWTPERMRQALPLDLLDANPADIRPAGSSSGADRGDRTPGAQLPGRASTVAPVGPAAFPEGGGPWTGGGKVVSTAGRVFFTYDGRTASCSGNAVTSTNASTVITAGHCVKLEGKWHTDWTFVPGYHDGQAPHGKWTAAKTLSTPQWTASEDMNYDVGAAVVAPLDGKRLTEVVGGQGLAFNSGYNQAMYAFGFPAADPYDGEKFIYCSGTAFRDFLLTGDHGLNCDMTGGSSGGPWFTRFDESTGTGLQSSVNSFKYTFLPGAMFGPYFGDDAKNLYEQAQTS, from the coding sequence GTGCACACGGCCGCCGCCACCGTCGCACAGCACGAGCGGGTCAGCGACTTCTGGACCCCCGAGCGGATGCGGCAGGCGCTGCCGCTCGACCTGCTCGACGCGAACCCTGCCGACATCCGTCCTGCCGGGTCGAGCTCGGGGGCGGACCGCGGTGACCGGACGCCGGGCGCTCAACTCCCGGGCAGGGCAAGCACGGTGGCGCCGGTCGGCCCCGCGGCCTTCCCCGAGGGCGGCGGGCCGTGGACGGGCGGCGGCAAGGTGGTCAGTACGGCGGGCCGGGTGTTCTTCACCTACGACGGGCGCACCGCCTCCTGCTCGGGCAACGCCGTCACCAGTACGAACGCCAGCACGGTGATCACCGCCGGGCACTGCGTGAAGCTGGAGGGCAAGTGGCACACCGACTGGACCTTCGTGCCCGGCTATCACGACGGCCAGGCGCCGCACGGCAAGTGGACCGCCGCCAAGACCCTGTCCACACCCCAGTGGACGGCGAGCGAGGACATGAACTACGACGTGGGCGCCGCCGTGGTCGCCCCGCTGGACGGCAAGCGGCTGACCGAGGTGGTCGGCGGCCAGGGACTCGCCTTCAACTCGGGCTACAACCAGGCCATGTACGCCTTCGGCTTCCCGGCCGCGGACCCGTACGACGGTGAGAAGTTCATCTACTGCAGCGGCACGGCCTTCCGGGACTTCCTGCTCACCGGCGACCACGGACTGAACTGCGACATGACCGGAGGCTCCAGCGGCGGCCCGTGGTTCACGCGGTTCGACGAGTCGACCGGTACCGGTCTGCAGTCCTCGGTGAACAGCTTCAAGTACACCTTCCTGCCCGGCGCGATGTTCGGCCCGTACTTCGGGGACGACGCCAAGAACCTCTACGAGCAGGCGCAGACCTCGTAG
- a CDS encoding MFS transporter, whose product MNPGQDQAATDDEPEREREPEPERVGPPGRKGHGRTDPDENPADENRPDTHHPAEIVPSRNTAGPNTPGLSPWRFVVAFGVVSLLADFVYEGARSVTGPLLASFGASAMVVGAVTGAGEAAALLLRLGSGPLADRTGRFWSWTIGGYALTVASVPLLGVSGVLWVACALVIAERVGKAVRSPAKDTLLSHATAATGRGRGFAVHEAMDQIGALLGPLTVAGMLALTGDDYAPTLAVLALPGLFVLLVLLWLRARVPNPQTYEVPQAYEESAAPKGRAKSRAAVAEPAQLPRAFWVYACFTAVTLTGFATFGVLSFHLVESDLVGAAAVPLVYVVAMAADAVAALATGWAYDRTGPRVLVVLPVLSGLTALLAFGDTLWAVLAGAVMWGAATGVQESTLRATVADLVPVGRRATAYGLFAAVVGGAAFLGGLLTGALYERSVPVLVTVVLLIQAFALVLLLASRGLLARERARERERVREG is encoded by the coding sequence GTGAACCCGGGACAGGACCAGGCAGCCACGGACGACGAACCGGAGCGGGAGCGCGAACCGGAGCCGGAGCGCGTCGGCCCACCCGGCCGAAAGGGACACGGCCGGACCGATCCCGACGAGAACCCTGCCGACGAGAACCGTCCCGACACGCACCATCCCGCCGAGATCGTCCCCAGCCGGAACACCGCTGGCCCCAACACCCCCGGCCTGAGCCCCTGGCGCTTCGTCGTCGCCTTCGGAGTCGTCAGTCTGCTCGCGGACTTCGTCTACGAGGGGGCCCGTTCGGTGACCGGCCCGCTGCTCGCCTCGTTCGGGGCGTCCGCGATGGTGGTCGGTGCGGTGACCGGTGCGGGGGAGGCGGCGGCGCTGTTGCTGCGGCTGGGCTCGGGGCCGCTGGCCGACCGGACCGGACGCTTCTGGAGCTGGACGATCGGCGGTTACGCGCTGACCGTGGCGAGCGTGCCGCTGCTCGGTGTGAGCGGGGTGCTCTGGGTCGCCTGCGCCCTGGTGATCGCCGAGCGGGTCGGCAAGGCGGTCCGCAGTCCCGCGAAGGACACCCTGCTCTCGCACGCGACGGCGGCCACCGGCCGGGGCCGCGGCTTCGCCGTGCACGAGGCGATGGACCAAATCGGCGCCCTGCTCGGCCCGTTGACCGTGGCGGGCATGCTCGCCCTGACCGGCGACGACTACGCGCCCACCCTCGCCGTACTCGCCCTCCCCGGCCTCTTCGTCCTCCTCGTGCTGCTCTGGCTCCGCGCCCGCGTCCCGAACCCGCAGACGTACGAGGTGCCGCAGGCATACGAGGAGAGCGCGGCGCCGAAGGGGCGTGCCAAGTCCCGAGCGGCGGTCGCCGAACCCGCCCAACTCCCGCGCGCCTTCTGGGTCTACGCCTGCTTCACCGCCGTCACCCTCACCGGCTTCGCCACCTTCGGTGTGCTCTCCTTCCACCTGGTCGAGAGCGACCTGGTGGGGGCCGCGGCGGTCCCCCTCGTCTACGTCGTGGCGATGGCGGCGGACGCGGTGGCGGCGCTGGCCACCGGCTGGGCCTACGACCGCACCGGCCCGCGCGTACTCGTCGTGCTGCCCGTGCTCTCCGGCCTCACCGCCCTGCTCGCCTTCGGCGACACGCTCTGGGCCGTACTGGCCGGGGCCGTGATGTGGGGCGCGGCGACCGGGGTGCAGGAGTCGACGCTGCGGGCGACCGTCGCGGACCTGGTCCCGGTCGGACGCCGGGCCACCGCCTACGGCTTGTTCGCGGCCGTGGTCGGCGGGGCGGCGTTCCTCGGCGGGTTGCTGACAGGCGCGCTGTACGAGCGGTCGGTACCGGTCCTGGTCACCGTCGTCCTCCTCATCCAGGCCTTCGCTCTCGTTCTTCTCCTCGCGAGCCGGGGCCTGTTGGCGCGTGAGCGCGCACGCGAGCGGGAGCGTGTCCGGGAGGGCTGA
- the crcB gene encoding fluoride efflux transporter CrcB, translating to MNWLLVLAGAVVGAPLRYLTDRAVQSRHDSVFPWGTFTVNVIGSLVLGTLTGAVTAGAADSDLALLLGTGLCGALTTYSTFSYETLRLSESGARLFALANVAATLVAGLLAVFAGVALGEALWA from the coding sequence GTGAACTGGCTGCTCGTCCTCGCCGGAGCCGTGGTCGGGGCGCCGTTGCGGTATCTCACCGACCGGGCCGTCCAGTCCCGGCACGACAGCGTGTTCCCGTGGGGCACCTTCACCGTCAATGTGATCGGCAGCCTGGTACTGGGCACCCTCACCGGCGCGGTCACCGCGGGCGCCGCCGACTCGGACCTCGCGCTGCTGCTCGGCACCGGTCTGTGCGGAGCCCTGACCACGTACTCGACCTTCTCGTACGAGACCCTGCGCCTGAGCGAGAGCGGCGCGAGGCTGTTCGCGCTGGCCAATGTGGCGGCCACCCTGGTGGCCGGGCTGCTCGCGGTGTTCGCGGGCGTCGCCCTCGGGGAAGCCCTCTGGGCGTGA
- a CDS encoding DUF190 domain-containing protein, translating into MPDDAPAQLSGLRLTVLVGESDQYRHRPLYAEIVHRAHRAGLAGASVFRGIEGFGASSVVHTQRLLSLSEDLPVLVVIVDRAEKVREFLPQLRDVLPDGTAVLDPCEIVRLSEERGEGADPHDSPGPGSGLGPRPGADPDLDPGTEA; encoded by the coding sequence TTGCCGGACGACGCCCCGGCCCAGCTCTCCGGGCTGCGACTGACCGTCCTGGTGGGGGAGAGCGATCAGTACCGGCACCGGCCGCTGTACGCGGAGATCGTGCACCGGGCGCATCGCGCGGGGCTGGCCGGGGCCAGCGTGTTCCGGGGCATCGAGGGCTTCGGGGCCTCCTCGGTCGTGCACACGCAGCGGCTGCTCTCGCTCAGCGAGGACCTGCCCGTACTCGTCGTCATCGTCGACCGGGCGGAGAAGGTGCGGGAGTTCCTGCCGCAGTTGCGGGACGTACTGCCCGACGGCACCGCCGTCCTCGACCCCTGCGAGATCGTGCGCCTGAGCGAGGAACGGGGGGAGGGGGCAGACCCGCACGACAGCCCCGGCCCCGGCTCCGGACTCGGCCCCCGCCCCGGCGCCGACCCCGACCTGGACCCCGGCACCGAGGCGTGA
- a CDS encoding CrcB family protein: MGPRRAAVGPARATAGRGPRPALLRGQGRVLVAVALGGAVGAAGRYGAGLLWPNGASGFPWTTLLVNVVGCALMGVLMVVITEARTTHPLVRPFLGTGVLGGFTTFSTYAADIQRLTDHHRLPVAFAYLALTPLAALLAVAAASALTRRVLVAASRAREGT, from the coding sequence ATGGGACCCCGCCGTGCCGCCGTGGGCCCCGCCCGCGCCACGGCCGGGCGGGGCCCACGGCCCGCGCTACTACGGGGCCAGGGCCGGGTGCTCGTGGCGGTCGCGCTCGGTGGGGCGGTGGGGGCGGCGGGGCGGTACGGGGCCGGGTTGCTGTGGCCGAACGGCGCCTCGGGGTTCCCCTGGACGACCCTGCTCGTGAACGTCGTCGGCTGCGCGCTGATGGGCGTGCTCATGGTGGTGATCACCGAGGCCCGTACGACGCATCCGCTGGTCCGGCCCTTCCTCGGTACGGGGGTACTCGGCGGCTTCACCACCTTCTCCACGTACGCCGCCGACATCCAGCGCCTGACGGATCATCACCGTCTCCCCGTCGCCTTCGCCTACCTCGCCCTCACTCCGCTCGCCGCCCTCCTCGCCGTAGCGGCCGCATCGGCGCTGACCCGGCGCGTCCTGGTGGCAGCGTCCAGGGCACGGGAAGGAACCTGA
- a CDS encoding RidA family protein — protein sequence MSTASTTSAASTASTASTASTESTAQPAVERVRVSAEPDWYESAGISLGVRVGNLVFTSGQGPIGADGSTVGVGDFEAQARQALANLSTVLTNAGSSLAEVVKATVFVTDIAAQQGVFAKLRAEHFPNKPHLAESFVEVSSLADPEWMIEIEAIGLVVR from the coding sequence ATGTCCACCGCATCCACCACGTCCGCCGCATCCACCGCATCCACCGCATCCACCGCGTCCACTGAATCCACCGCACAGCCCGCCGTCGAACGGGTCCGCGTCTCCGCCGAACCCGACTGGTACGAGTCGGCGGGTATCTCGCTCGGAGTCCGGGTCGGGAATCTGGTCTTCACTTCGGGGCAGGGGCCGATCGGCGCCGACGGGAGCACTGTCGGCGTCGGGGACTTCGAGGCGCAGGCCCGTCAGGCGCTGGCGAACCTGTCGACCGTGCTGACGAATGCGGGTTCCAGCCTGGCCGAGGTTGTGAAGGCCACCGTGTTCGTCACCGATATCGCTGCTCAGCAGGGGGTGTTCGCCAAGCTGCGTGCGGAGCACTTCCCGAACAAGCCGCACCTCGCGGAGTCGTTCGTGGAGGTGTCCTCGCTCGCCGACCCCGAGTGGATGATCGAGATCGAGGCGATCGGGCTCGTCGTCCGGTAG
- a CDS encoding pyroglutamyl peptidase, with protein MAVPVVTPTPAVSAEVPAGAASAPTIEEQRLDRPVPQELLRRSGFDVLGPRFAKALAGAESYEDAERVVAGRGSALWQRAVERVQGRKAASGDLSRDDDRPLYWARLTMTRELRGWTPQFELTDTQRAALFRTLETTSRGQDDVRYPGGGDGADGADGAANDRRRDAAHGIKRILLTGFDPFTLDRDIRISNPSGAAALALDGTVIETADGPARVETVVFPVRWADFGEQAVERALAPHLPDVDLFTTVSQGRKGKFDIERTNGAWRGGFGDNDNLSRTETVPVSDPATQPQWTSTTLPYKEITEADTGRYPVYDNRQVTEIPAGGTEPVVRPDGPTEDSTARAGGGGDYLSNEIAYRATLLRDRLGLDTLPGGHVHTPVLEFGPGNTDPATGTVTDPDFLRNRADIVAQVGEILRVAVEAQTRR; from the coding sequence TTGGCCGTACCAGTCGTCACCCCAACTCCCGCCGTGTCGGCCGAGGTTCCGGCCGGTGCCGCATCCGCCCCGACCATCGAGGAACAACGACTCGACCGCCCCGTCCCTCAGGAACTCCTGCGCCGCAGCGGCTTCGACGTGCTCGGTCCCCGGTTCGCGAAGGCGTTGGCAGGTGCGGAGTCGTACGAGGATGCCGAGCGGGTCGTGGCCGGGCGGGGTTCGGCCCTGTGGCAGCGTGCCGTCGAGCGGGTGCAGGGGCGGAAGGCGGCCTCGGGCGACCTGAGTCGAGACGACGACCGCCCGCTGTACTGGGCCCGGCTCACCATGACCCGCGAACTGCGGGGCTGGACACCGCAGTTCGAGCTCACAGACACCCAACGCGCCGCTCTCTTCCGCACGTTGGAAACCACCTCACGCGGCCAGGACGACGTCCGCTACCCCGGCGGCGGCGATGGCGCAGACGGCGCAGATGGCGCAGCCAACGACCGGCGGCGCGACGCCGCTCACGGCATCAAGCGCATCCTCCTCACCGGCTTCGACCCCTTCACCCTCGACCGGGACATCCGGATCAGCAACCCGTCCGGCGCCGCCGCCCTCGCGCTCGACGGCACCGTGATCGAGACCGCCGACGGTCCGGCCCGCGTCGAGACGGTCGTCTTCCCCGTCCGCTGGGCCGACTTCGGCGAGCAGGCCGTGGAACGCGCGCTCGCCCCGCACCTGCCGGACGTCGACCTGTTCACGACCGTGAGCCAGGGCCGCAAGGGCAAGTTCGACATCGAGCGCACCAACGGCGCCTGGCGCGGCGGCTTCGGCGACAACGACAACCTCTCGCGCACCGAGACCGTGCCGGTGAGCGACCCGGCCACGCAGCCCCAGTGGACGTCAACCACCCTCCCGTACAAGGAGATCACCGAGGCGGACACCGGGCGCTACCCGGTCTACGACAACAGGCAGGTCACCGAGATTCCGGCGGGCGGCACCGAGCCCGTGGTCCGTCCGGACGGTCCGACCGAGGACTCCACCGCCCGTGCCGGAGGCGGCGGCGACTACCTCTCCAACGAAATCGCCTACCGTGCCACCCTCCTACGCGACCGCCTCGGCCTCGACACCCTCCCCGGCGGTCATGTGCACACCCCTGTACTGGAGTTCGGCCCCGGCAACACCGACCCGGCGACCGGCACCGTCACCGACCCGGACTTCCTCCGCAACCGGGCCGACATCGTGGCGCAGGTAGGGGAGATCCTGCGGGTGGCGGTGGAGGCCCAGACGCGGCGTTAG
- a CDS encoding S1 RNA-binding domain-containing protein → MDDRFENPELHEFLGALRRGDILAGTVAAIEPFGVFVALDDGPPHPVFPGVGFVTFPELSWRWLDAVTDVVRVGQRVRGEFLQFDTRNMEARLSLRALQPDFFQAYADEVAVGQEVPGTVRKLVPFGAFVEVADGIQGLVRLEELSTVPVADPADVVQVGDEVRVVVTEVDRERRRVALSRRLCAPGG, encoded by the coding sequence ATGGACGATCGCTTCGAGAATCCTGAACTCCATGAATTCCTGGGAGCCTTGCGCCGAGGCGACATCCTCGCGGGCACCGTGGCGGCCATCGAACCCTTCGGGGTGTTCGTGGCGCTGGACGACGGTCCGCCGCACCCGGTCTTTCCCGGCGTCGGCTTCGTCACCTTCCCTGAACTGTCCTGGCGGTGGCTGGACGCGGTGACCGACGTCGTTCGGGTCGGACAGCGCGTCAGGGGCGAGTTCCTCCAGTTCGACACACGGAACATGGAGGCCAGGCTGTCCCTGCGTGCGTTGCAGCCGGACTTCTTCCAGGCGTACGCCGACGAGGTGGCAGTCGGGCAGGAAGTCCCCGGGACCGTGCGCAAGTTGGTCCCGTTCGGCGCCTTCGTCGAGGTGGCCGACGGGATTCAGGGGCTGGTGCGTCTTGAGGAGCTGAGCACGGTGCCGGTGGCGGACCCGGCCGATGTCGTACAGGTCGGTGACGAGGTACGGGTCGTCGTCACCGAAGTCGACAGGGAGCGCCGCAGGGTCGCCCTCTCCCGGAGGCTTTGCGCGCCCGGCGGCTGA
- a CDS encoding ATP-binding protein, with the protein MYSPQAGSVGLARRRTKRLVGEWGCPELADDAALLVSELATNALLHGCLRDRLFQVRLTMTAELLRIEVSDPRGERMPQPRDAEQEESTGRGLLIVRSLAARWGTTPRTVGKTVFAELDMTSPQQCAARSTALPEAAPGTTREVPANRPV; encoded by the coding sequence ATGTACAGCCCCCAAGCAGGCAGCGTCGGATTGGCGCGGCGGCGGACCAAGAGGCTGGTAGGCGAGTGGGGGTGCCCCGAACTCGCCGACGACGCCGCGCTGTTGGTCAGCGAACTGGCGACGAATGCCTTACTTCACGGCTGCCTGCGCGACCGGTTGTTCCAGGTTCGGCTGACCATGACCGCAGAGCTGCTGCGTATCGAGGTCAGTGATCCACGCGGCGAACGGATGCCGCAGCCCAGGGACGCGGAACAGGAGGAGAGCACCGGGCGCGGGTTGCTCATCGTCCGGAGTCTGGCGGCCCGTTGGGGCACGACGCCGCGCACGGTGGGCAAGACGGTGTTCGCGGAGCTGGACATGACGTCGCCGCAGCAGTGCGCTGCCCGGTCGACCGCTCTTCCCGAGGCTGCTCCGGGGACGACGAGAGAAGTTCCCGCCAACCGGCCCGTGTGA
- a CDS encoding helix-turn-helix domain-containing protein: protein MLGRKLGGELLRMRETRGLKQTDAAEALTASVAKVAKIERGQVPLRDPDVRALFHLYGQDDPEAIERLLALAKADRERRKMKGWWLNTPSAEELSEYISAEHVARRIRTWQMSFVPGLCQTADYTRSLVARAGSWHEREEAEGIVDIRRKRQERLTGPNPVQLHCVIWEAALRQEVGGPKVMRAQLGRLLDLMDLPNVRVQVLPFQTGAHPCMAGPFGLMSFSETDAMDVVYRDVYGGTVWVENEIESSQFAKHFDESARHGLSPEESAALIIRIQKGF from the coding sequence GTGCTGGGACGCAAGCTCGGCGGAGAGTTGCTCCGCATGCGCGAGACGCGCGGCCTCAAACAAACCGACGCCGCAGAGGCCCTCACAGCGTCGGTAGCGAAGGTGGCCAAGATCGAACGCGGGCAAGTACCGCTCCGGGACCCGGACGTGCGCGCCCTCTTCCACTTGTACGGGCAGGATGATCCCGAGGCCATAGAGCGGCTGTTGGCCTTGGCGAAGGCCGATCGAGAGCGCCGCAAGATGAAGGGCTGGTGGCTCAACACCCCGTCCGCCGAAGAGCTTTCCGAGTACATCTCGGCCGAGCATGTCGCACGCCGGATCCGCACCTGGCAGATGTCGTTTGTTCCCGGACTCTGCCAGACGGCGGATTACACCCGGTCACTGGTAGCCCGCGCCGGGTCATGGCACGAACGGGAGGAGGCCGAGGGAATCGTCGACATCAGGCGAAAGCGGCAGGAACGGCTCACTGGCCCCAACCCTGTTCAACTCCACTGCGTGATCTGGGAAGCGGCGCTGCGTCAAGAGGTCGGTGGGCCCAAAGTCATGCGTGCTCAGCTGGGGCGACTCCTGGATCTGATGGACCTGCCCAACGTGCGCGTGCAAGTGCTGCCCTTCCAGACCGGCGCACATCCGTGCATGGCAGGCCCCTTCGGCCTCATGTCGTTTTCCGAGACCGATGCCATGGATGTTGTCTATCGCGATGTGTATGGCGGCACAGTATGGGTGGAGAACGAAATCGAGAGCAGTCAATTCGCCAAGCACTTTGACGAATCTGCGCGGCACGGTCTCTCGCCAGAAGAATCAGCCGCTCTCATCATCCGCATACAGAAAGGTTTCTGA
- a CDS encoding DUF397 domain-containing protein: protein MKSTCSANGMDCVEVARNIPHVVAIRDSKRTDSPVIQVSPQSWTAFAHNLRTETPLN, encoded by the coding sequence GTGAAATCCACATGCAGCGCCAACGGCATGGATTGCGTCGAGGTCGCCCGCAACATCCCCCACGTCGTAGCCATCCGTGACTCCAAGCGCACCGACAGCCCCGTCATACAGGTCTCGCCCCAGTCCTGGACGGCCTTCGCCCACAACCTCCGTACCGAAACGCCGCTGAACTAG
- a CDS encoding Vms1/Ankzf1 family peptidyl-tRNA hydrolase: MNLAPLAPLFERPGPWASVYADTGFADERTVDRRPLQARQAARELAEQGADDATCHAVQEALGEAAYGSGHPGMAVFAAHGEVVLDPPLSLRPPQGVSSTWASLPHMAPLLDYAPDEPLCLVAYIDRIGADFEVRTATRRSPAGGVDGWDWPVHRTSNADWSERHFQLSVENTWEENALTVAQALQDCVEQTGAGLVILAGDERERRSVHEKLPQHLRAQVIETEHGGRAQGSASRLLDEHVDAARHAFTERHVQEELSRFLAARTPTSGHIDATEGVPALVDAAREHRIAELFLSPEGAETRRQVWAGPDPDQIAVRRTQVQYLGATDPFPARADDALLRSAAMAGADAVLVHPEPGTPAPLGGLGALLRWPNQGEQPPHEPGFG, translated from the coding sequence ATGAACCTCGCACCCCTCGCCCCGCTCTTCGAACGACCCGGCCCCTGGGCAAGCGTCTACGCCGATACCGGGTTCGCCGACGAGCGCACCGTAGACCGCCGCCCCCTACAGGCCCGCCAGGCCGCCCGCGAACTCGCCGAACAGGGTGCTGACGACGCGACCTGCCACGCCGTACAGGAAGCCCTCGGCGAGGCGGCCTACGGGTCGGGCCATCCGGGCATGGCCGTCTTCGCGGCGCACGGCGAGGTGGTACTGGATCCGCCGCTGTCCCTGCGCCCGCCCCAGGGCGTGTCGAGCACCTGGGCCTCGCTGCCGCACATGGCCCCGCTGCTCGACTACGCACCCGACGAACCGCTGTGCCTGGTCGCCTACATCGACCGCATCGGCGCCGACTTCGAGGTGCGCACCGCGACCCGGCGCAGTCCGGCGGGCGGGGTCGACGGCTGGGACTGGCCGGTGCACCGTACGTCGAACGCGGACTGGTCGGAGCGCCACTTCCAGCTCAGCGTGGAGAACACCTGGGAGGAGAACGCGCTGACCGTCGCCCAGGCACTCCAGGACTGTGTGGAACAGACGGGCGCGGGCCTGGTGATCCTCGCGGGCGACGAGCGTGAACGGCGCTCCGTACACGAGAAGTTGCCGCAGCACCTGCGCGCCCAGGTCATCGAGACCGAGCACGGCGGCCGCGCCCAGGGCTCCGCCTCCCGGCTGCTCGACGAGCACGTGGACGCCGCCCGCCACGCCTTCACCGAACGCCACGTCCAGGAGGAACTGAGCCGGTTCCTCGCCGCCCGCACCCCGACCTCGGGCCACATCGACGCGACGGAGGGCGTGCCCGCACTGGTCGACGCGGCGCGCGAACACCGCATCGCCGAACTGTTCCTGAGCCCCGAGGGCGCCGAGACCCGCCGCCAGGTCTGGGCGGGCCCGGATCCCGACCAGATCGCGGTCCGCCGCACCCAGGTCCAGTACCTCGGCGCCACCGACCCCTTCCCGGCCCGCGCCGACGACGCGCTGCTCCGCTCGGCGGCCATGGCGGGCGCCGACGCGGTACTGGTCCACCCGGAGCCCGGCACACCGGCTCCGCTGGGCGGCCTGGGCGCACTGCTGCGGTGGCCGAACCAGGGGGAACAGCCGCCGCATGAGCCGGGGTTCGGCTAG